One window from the genome of Montipora foliosa isolate CH-2021 chromosome 5, ASM3666993v2, whole genome shotgun sequence encodes:
- the LOC138003545 gene encoding uncharacterized protein, translated as MKPFGCTTFLILMLVLSYVVATVKKADKAISRGEPRTGVSFVNFKEDKFSYLNITILGYSHFNWMPQCSFACLETPTCLSYNLAAYPDINGKLLCELLPSDKYNNSDKFMFNESFHHFSIAEFAGNKDRDTEVHQDLNPLISARYFRFQPTSWHGHISMRVGLFGCPDR; from the exons ATGAAACCCTTTGGCTGTACGACATTTCTTATACTCATGCTCGTCCTCTCATATGTAGTTGCTACAG TGAAAAAAGCCGACAAAGCTATCAGTCGCGGTGAACCACGCACTGGTGTCAGTTTCGTAAACTTTAAAGAAGACAAGTTCTCCTACTTGAATATAACCATTCTTGGATATAGTCACTTTAACTGGATGCCCCAGTGCTCGTTTGCCTGCTTGGAAACTCCGACATGTTTGTCATACAACTTGGCTGCCTACCCGGACATCAACGGTAAACTGCTCTGTGAACTGCTCCCTTCGGACAAGTACAACAACTCGGACAAATTCATGTTCAACGAATCCTTTCACCATTTCAGCATCGCG GAATTTGCTGGAAACAAAGACAGGGACACTGAAGTTCATCAGGATCTCAACCCACTTATCAGTGCACGTTACTTCCGGTTCCAGCCAACAAGTTGGCATGGACACATATCAATGAGGGTGGGACTCTTTGGTTGCCCAG aCCGCTGA